The sequence below is a genomic window from Uranotaenia lowii strain MFRU-FL chromosome 2, ASM2978415v1, whole genome shotgun sequence.
CAATGTTGCGATATTTACAAAACATTGCAATCAGCAAAACTCGGAGTGTACTCACTCTACATTGATGCAAATGATCTTTTCGCAAAATCGGAGCCAACAACCGTACTGACCTCTCTGAGCTTTAAAAGGGAGAGTCCATAACATAGGGTAAAAAATACCTTAATTTATTCtttatactatactatactatactatactatactatactatactatactatactatactatactatactatactatactatactatactatactatactatactatactatactatactaagtaagttgctatcgaaatctTAACTtctcttataccgtggttgaattatatggaatctttcgattgctttgattcagtagaattattcagccaagtaggctcacaactcATATAAAAGTTGTTTGAGTTAGTTTTTCTGGGATCCATACAATCTACATATACTATTCTCGTCAAGACTTATATAACTGTATttcatcggttttttttttttcaaataaaactttatttcattcgaaaattttcgtaatttacgGTTGCATGGGGATCTGGAATGTGAACTTATGATTTCCGCAAACCATGTCAGTTGGTTTCCTATCAGTTTCAAGTTGAATTTCGTTTAATCAATACCCAAAAAACGCTATGGCTGCACTTAAGATTGTAGTACTGATTTGTGCAGCAATTTTGGCTTGTCAGGTAAAAATCTACTTAAATCGATAAGATTTTATACCATCGATTCTTTAAGCTGCATgtacaacattttgaaataaaaactgggtttcaattttatttctgttcCAATTTTATccataattttatcattttgacaTCCTGAAGGCTGCTTACAGTTCACGGCAAAGTGCAGAATTGGCCACTCAGGCGCCGCCATGTTATACAGAGCTGAACCAGGAAGAAACCAAAGAGTTTCACAAACGTGCTCAAACCGGTGACGTAACTGCTGACGATGAACATTACAAGGTTagaatttgaactttttatttgattcttgaaaaatagattttgttatttttaaattttcctagaAATACGTGGCCTGTTACATGCGCAATCTGAAAATCGTGGACACCGAAGGACGCATCAAGAAACCGGAACTCATCGAATTCCTGGGAGAAGGTCGGGATCCTCATCAGCTGAGGGCCGTGGTCGATCTCTGTGCCGAACAGAATCAAGGCAATACTCCGGACGATCGATCCTTCGACTTCCATCGGTGCTTCTGGACcaaaaaagaattccaaatgtAAAGAGAACCGAATTTTTTTTGGGTCTGCCTTTAGAACCAATGTGAGCTGATATAGTGTTTATGTAGGAATAAAAAAATCCCTTAAATTACTATTCGTGAACCCGAAATCCCCAGTCAAGGCCAAGCTCACCTTGACCGGAATGAGCAATGAAGAACTCGTTTTGCTCGCCCGTCAGTATAATTTATCGGAAACCCTCCGACAATTTCCTCCAACGCCCAGGTTCCCCCGATCTCGAAACTTGAACAAAATAAGCTGGGTGCAACCGCGAATTGCACCTGGATATTGGGTGACATTGATTGCGAAGATGCTGCTTTTTCGCCTGCCGTCGAACGAAGGTAGGAATTATAAATGGGTCTGGTTTCCAGCCTGGTGAATCCTACAGCAAGAAGATGAATTATTCCGTACCCCccaccggatttttttttctgtgctttAGCAACAAGAGATTCAGAACAACATCAACTTCATTCGAATTTTAGCTGTATAAAAGCAGACTTCTAGGGAAAACACTTTATCAGATTGTGAGAGTTCGCGTTCTGTTCGATTGGTTTCCTGAATCCGAAGCTGGTGTGACGTTAAGTCTGATTTCATaagtttgaaaatgaaatatttattggTATTGTCAGTCCTGGCCGTTGGAGCCCATGTAAGTACATGATAATATTTAAAACTCTGAAGGTGAAACACTgtgtaagaattaaaaaaaatatttaattggaATTCCATGGCCACTTAATaccaattcaaaaacaaatcagtgacaattaaagcaaaaattgaaacctttttcgtacGCAAATTTTTGTTCATGGCAAAAAGCTAAATAGGTTTCTTTTATTTTGGgtttaattatgaaatgaaatgttccaaatatgaaaatcaacaactgattttttagttatttatttgGAGATCGAGAACTGTTTTTGTGGCAATTTTATTCCATTCacttaaaaacattgaaataataGTCATCGAAGGTATAAGTCTCCCTGTGAAgcatgatttcaaattcaaaaaaaaaaatcccaatttcaagaaatttctaagttttttttaacctggTTTCACAAACCTGGCAAATCACAAGTTTAGTGACACCAAGATAAGATGGCCATCTATTTCTCAGGGAATCCTAAGAGCAGCTTGACTAGGAATAATAGAGAAATCTTGCCTTAGGAAACTCGAatcttattcaaaaaattggtgAGTTCCTTCTTTTAATGGCTGGAGCAATATCGAGATATCATAATActggtttcaaaatatttcccgTAAAACAGTTAAACATATGATGCCAGAATTTATTCAGCATGTATCCGGGCCGGGTAAATCCggtcaattttatataaaaacctgggaaaatctgggcatttgatttcaaaattaatgaccaaaaatccgggcaaatttattcaaactcCATTCATAActtaggggaaagtcgggtaaaacggacagcctaaggtagaatcgcaaacgaaaataagatattgcttttttcatcgcagtttgTGTGCAGAAGGACAGTTTAAGCTGTTTGCTATCGCGTTAACCATTGAaataagtaaatttcatttattaagactgtttttatattttgtaaatttatttttcggcatatcggtgaaaagtagttatgaaattgataaagatggatagagaagtgagaagaaaatttacaatcatctttatcaatttcataactacttttcaccaatatgccgaaaaataaatttacaaaattaattaacggtggttaacttatcttaaaagactgtttttatagcaaTCTAAAATAAGCTTGCGAAATGCACTTTTCCAAAatagtcgggtaaaacggaaaCTGCGTAGAAAAGCatcattttgatgaaaaaaaaaatgttgtaaatactTTTGTGAGTTAAGTATTTGAGAACGTTTATAAATCAAAATAGAACAAGCTGGTCCGAATCCGTTAGCGAAATATCGTGGTTTTCGAAATTTCGTATTATATGAGCGCTTTTTGAAACCGGAGATcatcttttgaaagtttttaggGTCCGTTTGAAATTCTGAGTGCTTTTGAATCGACAGTTGTTCCTGCCAAGGTCTTTTGAAGGtatatggaggatcaaacctatgaaaaatttgaaataccagGAGAAatttatgtgtccgttttatcCGACCTTgaagtgtccgtcttacccgacctaGCATTAACTATtatttcaaaacgtttgttgttCAAGCCCGTTGGCTTAAATTCACTGATTTTTATTTGGGTGGTCAATGAGAAGCCAAATGAACATTCCACTGTTGAAAACGATTGAAATATCCGAAAATGTggcaagttattggctttctgAGTAGCAAGCATTACATCAAATAGTGCAtcgtcaaaattttgttttgatttgtttattattaGGAAGCCTCGCTTACCGTTTATCAACAATATACTTGGgcaaacatattcccatcattagatttgtgccaaggattgtaattttcgaaatattgaaagtgtccgtcttacccgaatttccacaaaaataaaaaaaatagttaaaaaaaatgttcatcaaaattcatcgacagattttaaatcgtattgtaggcttccaaaaaaaaaccttaggaaattgtttttataaacttaccccaaaaaattggattggaggcacaaataaaaaaaaatcatcacaaaatttgattttttatggatttgccaaataaagtagATGAATCAGGGCAACATCCGGCAATTTTTTAATGACATCTGGGCAATTAGGCCGGGCTGGACTGTTGTCATTTCTCAGTTGATAACAGAATGTGGATCTGATTCCAATCTTCTATACCGTCAGATTTTTATGGTATGTCCCATACTCCAATAATCACCATTGAACTCTTTTAAAggttcttttttcaatttttttgatatcATGAAAACGTATCACGAGGGATTTGTGATTTTGTTAAAACGTtaaagaatcaaaaaatttattaaaatttttaccacTTATTATTTTCGAATTCGTACGCTCAATTGATTCGCTTGAACTTATCGTTTTCCAATCCCTTAGAAAATACATCAATtgtaggcttaccagatactttcagaaaaaagcgggacatttcacaaagagaaagcgggacacagccgaaaaaagcgggacatttaagaaaatcttgaaaaaaacttaattgagtagccaaacttataattttatcttcagttgttcatagaaagtatacTAAGGAGTTTTTAATCGCAGATTGATTTTACCCAGTTTTTCTACATGACTTCTAATTACACGTTTTTTTGCCATATGCACTgttattttccacggttttcgcgaattaacacgatatttgagagaaaatatttcaagtcgtacatgAAAACGACGGATTTGAtaccatgaaaaaaatctttgtgtattttgttcaaaaactaGTTTGTTAGGTAATttgtataaatatttgaaaactcaagaaactgctgtgtggtggcggcttatagaatactaccactgggatactggtccacgtcgtaaaaggcgacttatccagtacttcccatatgcgttagtcattctcaaatgcgactatcacattgggaggggggaaaACTTGGCTTGGGATTTTGAAGTTCTAAGCCAAgttttcttcagggaggattcaccaattgtgcttattgctattaatgcgcatgcacgagttgaattctcctaaattttgtaaacacccgcttcagggtggttctgtgcctgtgggccccaaagtgggggtaggagggtgtataataatcctaccttaagcagaacgttgttaaggtctgcactatagccaggcactggtgcaaagggccgtatttttcctggcaactcgtgggattcagattatacacacgatttttaaattttcatcctgtatgggataccccgcttcatgcgtcgatatgaaggtgcagaggttcttgtgtgtgatggaaatatgtgtggaattctttgatagaaatgctttctattaaggttgcacagataaatctgcagcacaaaagaaccgctacacttaacttatgtcgtttaatccttaatggaactgcatcaatcgccttggtgcaagaaccctatttccgaaatggaactttttacttagggaatttgctcaaaccaaactttactgtgttcagtgtaattggaatgactaatgcccgaataatgcctcgtgcatgtatattgataaacaattctttaaatgcaatacttatacccaatctaacaacaagagatatttgcgtcgttcaggtttcgctgcctgatagaaaatacgtctactgttcagcatacttaccatatgaacaatcatcccctacggatgatttaaaaaatgtcatttcattctgtgaatcacaaaatacacctcttgtaataggctgtgatgccaatgctcatcattttgtatggggtagctcagatatcaatctgagaggctcaaatttaatggaatatttaagcagcactgatttagaaattctaaatgtaggaaataaaccaacttttgttaggtgtgacagagaagaggtgattgacatcacactttgttctagaacaatttctcaggaaatttcaaattggcatgtgcctaacgaagaatcgatttctgaccacaggtttatctattttgaacactcaggtgagtttttagaaacaattacattcagaaatccaagaacaactaattgggacctttatttggagcatattgctattaaatttcatggatatacacctgaaattactactccttctgagttggatgaagtggttgcaaaaaccaccgaaattattttaaattcttatgaagaagcgtgtcccgtacgaacgttgaaattcaacaaaaacagtacaccatggtggaactcaaatctcagtaaattacgaaaaaactgcagacgctcttggaaccgaaggcgcacggaaggttttgatgccttcaagttggctcgcagagcttaccggaaagcaacaagagctgccgaacgctcaagttggcagagctactgcacaaacatttcaagcttgcacgaagcaagtaggttaaataaagtcttagccaaatcaaaagattatcaggtttcataccttaaaacccctagtggtgattatacatcaaacgacgaagatacattaagttgtctattcaatactcactttccaggatgtgttgatcaagattcatcgatagagcctgagttcttttctggcagtctagattccttgcattttgctcggaaaatagttactacagaatcgatcaaatgggcaatcgatggttttgctcaatacaaatctcctggaagtgacggtttatttccagttttgcttcaaaaaggtttcgatcatttcaaacacatattaagaaaaataatgataagcagttttgctcatggatatattcctaaactttggcggcagatagccgtgaaattcatccctaaagggggacgatcatcatacgacgaagccaaaagctttcgtcctattagtctaagttcatttctattaaaagcacttgaacgtttaattgatcatcatatcaggcaagaatgccttgtccaacatccgcttaatgcgacacaacatgcataccaaacaggaaaatcaacattaactcttctgcacaacgtagtacataatattgaaaatagtttttcacagaaagaatcatgtctaggagcatttctagacatagaaggagcatttgataatgtctcgtttacatcaataatggatgcggcactacttcatggagtgcctagtgttataactaactggattagcgcaatgctaagtaacaggaatcttcattcgtctttaagacaggcttcaataacaaaagttagcacacgtggttgcccacagggaggtgtactatcacctcttttgtggaacctagttgcagacggtttgttgagaaaactcaatgaccgtggaataccaacctatggattcgcagatgattatcttctgctggtaagaggtttgtgcataagcacattatttgatataatgcaacaagctctgcgctctgttgaacgatggtgttctcatgtagaactttcagttaatcctctaaaaactaacattgttttatttactaaaaaacgtatcacccgcggggtgcgccctctgctgttttatggttccgaaatcaccgtgtctaatcaagttaaatatttgggtgtcattcttgactccaaattaaactggtctgatcacatcgaattcagaatcaaaaaagcatgcatggccttcggacaatgccgacgtgcaatcggaaaaaactggggactcaaacctaaacatattcactggatttattccacaatagtaagaccaattctggcctatgggtgtctagtgtggtggcagaaaggagaagttgcaacagttcggactaaactaaatcaccttcaaagaatgtgtcttttggggatgtccggatcgttcactacaactcctactgcagcactagaggctctgttttctatcaaacctctacacttgttcctaaaacaggaagccttctcatgtgcttttcgtctacaggcagttggtctctggctgtcaggaaatatcgaaagatcatcgagtcatacaaatgtgtggcctgaattagttagattaaacaagtttaatctagcgccaaacgatttaacactctcgagtagttttccctacatggggtttaaagtcaaatttccttctcctcaagaatggttatcaggtttcgtagaggaccaaatgtcctctcatattgtattctatactgacggttcattatcaaacggccgtgcaggtgcaggaatttactgtcacgagttgaacatagaatatgctcaacctctaggaaaatattgtacagtctttcaggctgagctatatgctattatgtatggagtgcaaattgcacttcaaaagaagattatgttcagaacaatttatttctgttcagatagccaagcagctatcaaatcactcagtgcttccagttctagatcaaaactggtaatcgcatgccggaaagcaatcgaagaacttgctgaaggcaatggattaaaccttctatgggtacccggacataagggaatttttggaaacgaatgcgccgacgaactcgctagagctgggtcggaaaaggaattttacggaccagagccggctgtcccaatatcaccatgttggttcagaaaccaaattcaaacttggtcctctaaccagcatgaacgatactgggaagagttggacacttgtcgtcaaactaaattatttttagaaaaaccatctccaatcatatcgagttacttattaactttaaataaatttcattgcagcatcttgatcagagcactctccggtcattgtaaactcaactatcacatgcacaacattcagcgtgctgaatctccagtatgtggtagttgtgaatcagatgtggaagatcccttccatcttatatgtaactgtccctcatttgccagactacgttttcgtactctgggatcttacgctttaagcgaatctgagtttaagaaattaaacttaaaaaacattctatcattccttaccgaatgtagaaaagagctttaatgctaataatccctagtggaaaggctttatgccatcttaaatagattgaatttatttcttccttttataggtttttcaggtttctcaggtaaatgatgaaatcttggataaaaaaaggctaggcacaattttcccgtatgtttggataacgtgccgctattaagcctacccctattctgatacctgatacctgaaacTTCCATCACCTTTTATCTTAATATattttggacaattgagtcaaaaaa
It includes:
- the LOC129748429 gene encoding uncharacterized protein LOC129748429, with amino-acid sequence MAALKIVVLICAAILACQAAYSSRQSAELATQAPPCYTELNQEETKEFHKRAQTGDVTADDEHYKKYVACYMRNLKIVDTEGRIKKPELIEFLGEGRDPHQLRAVVDLCAEQNQGNTPDDRSFDFHRCFWTKKEFQM